One genomic region from Streptomyces venezuelae encodes:
- a CDS encoding hemolysin family protein has product MSMLQLLFALVLVLANGFFVGAEFALVSVRRSQIEPLAGARAQQVLHGLENLPQMMAAAQFGITVCSLTLGAVAEPTVARLLEPVFHTIGVPEGLIHPLGYVIALAAVVFLHLVIGEMVPKNLAMAAPERTALWLAPALVGFARLCRPVTVALGACARLVLRGFKVEPKDEVEAVFTRTQLGRLVEDAGQAGLLDPAEQERLEDALELGSRPVTDVLIAQGSLVTVPPSVTPREIEELTVRTGYSRFPVRAEARGTFMGFVHVKDVLDLEDRERAVPHQLWRPMATLRAELPLDDALTVMRRAATHLAQVADGSGRVLGLVALEDVLEMLVGEVRDPAHRLPVG; this is encoded by the coding sequence ATGAGCATGCTCCAGCTGCTGTTCGCCCTCGTCCTGGTGCTGGCCAACGGCTTCTTCGTCGGAGCCGAGTTCGCGCTCGTCTCCGTCCGCCGCAGCCAGATCGAGCCGCTCGCCGGCGCCCGTGCCCAGCAGGTCCTGCACGGTCTGGAGAACCTGCCGCAGATGATGGCGGCGGCGCAGTTCGGCATCACCGTCTGCTCGCTGACCCTCGGTGCCGTCGCCGAACCGACCGTGGCCCGGCTCCTCGAACCGGTCTTCCACACGATCGGGGTCCCCGAGGGCCTGATCCACCCGCTCGGCTACGTCATCGCCCTCGCCGCGGTCGTCTTCCTCCACCTCGTCATCGGCGAGATGGTCCCGAAGAACCTGGCGATGGCGGCGCCCGAGCGGACCGCGCTCTGGCTCGCCCCGGCGCTGGTCGGCTTCGCCCGGCTCTGCCGGCCGGTGACGGTCGCGCTGGGTGCCTGCGCCCGGCTCGTTTTGCGGGGGTTCAAGGTCGAGCCGAAGGACGAGGTGGAGGCGGTCTTCACCCGGACGCAGCTCGGCCGGCTCGTCGAGGACGCCGGCCAGGCCGGGCTGCTCGACCCGGCCGAGCAGGAGCGCCTGGAGGACGCCCTCGAACTGGGCAGCCGCCCGGTGACGGACGTCCTCATCGCCCAGGGCTCCCTGGTGACGGTCCCGCCGTCCGTCACTCCGCGCGAGATCGAGGAGCTGACCGTACGGACCGGCTACTCGCGCTTCCCGGTCCGCGCCGAGGCGCGCGGCACCTTCATGGGCTTCGTGCACGTGAAGGACGTCCTCGACCTGGAGGACCGGGAGCGGGCCGTACCGCACCAGCTGTGGCGGCCGATGGCGACGCTCCGCGCCGAGCTGCCGCTCGACGACGCCCTCACCGTGATGCGCCGCGCCGCCACCCATCTGGCGCAGGTCGCGGACGGCTCGGGCCGGGTCCTCGGCCTGGTCGCCCTGGAGGACGTCCTGGAGATGCTGGTGGGCGAGGTCCGGGACCCGGCCCACCGGCTGCCCGTCGGTTAG
- a CDS encoding AAA family ATPase has translation MDIGTQGSLAPAELAWLRGVDAYTMGAYPQAEDEFRTAVRIDPGMADAWLGLHALRVDTTTALLRMYRNRERFGEQRTRHRRTLNSWYWLGWWVQPVLESPRDLLLAHASHWLDGRHVPELDRALAGLPPVDTDAQVRFLHACRAYLVKDWDQLVRHTETLVDDPLLGIEAGLFGGMARVRLEMYGQAEPLLSASLMRCRSEQPQRKELRYWLARAHEGTGRSAAALPLYRAVHRIDPAFMDTAARLAAIAEYDGFEGYDGVDDPSGLATVALGTAGGGLGQETVDTAPGPDPEAGVLGDGLRLAPEPVPPIVPVTPPETVRHKAPLPGQPGPPRFPAGPTDPVLLAEALAELEGMVGLDPVKRQVKALSAQLEMARLRADQGLPVQPPKRHFVFSGPSGTGKTTVARILGRVFYALGLLGGDHLVEAQRADLVGEFLGQTAVKANELIDSALGGVLFVDEAYALSNTGYSKGDAYGDEALQVLLKRAEDNRDHLVVILAGYPEGMDRLLSTNPGLSSRFTTRVDFPSYRPLELTAIGEVLAAANGDGWDDEAREELRSIGGHVVEQGWIDELGNGRFLRTLYEKSCAYRDLRLSGYPGTPTRDDLATLRLADLMQAYGEVLSGRGPVDRGPQQEPPGY, from the coding sequence ATGGACATCGGCACGCAGGGCTCGCTTGCCCCCGCCGAGCTCGCCTGGCTGCGCGGAGTCGACGCCTACACGATGGGCGCCTATCCGCAGGCGGAGGACGAGTTCCGGACGGCGGTACGGATCGACCCCGGGATGGCGGACGCCTGGCTCGGGCTGCACGCGCTCCGGGTGGACACCACGACCGCGCTGCTGCGCATGTACCGCAACCGGGAGCGCTTCGGCGAGCAGCGCACCCGGCACCGCCGCACGCTGAACTCCTGGTACTGGCTGGGCTGGTGGGTCCAGCCCGTCCTGGAGAGCCCGCGCGACCTGCTGCTCGCCCACGCCTCCCACTGGCTCGACGGTCGCCACGTGCCGGAGCTGGACCGGGCCCTCGCCGGGCTGCCCCCGGTCGACACCGACGCGCAGGTCCGCTTCCTGCACGCCTGCCGCGCCTATCTCGTCAAGGACTGGGACCAGCTCGTCCGCCACACGGAGACGCTCGTCGACGACCCGCTGCTCGGCATCGAGGCGGGCCTCTTCGGCGGCATGGCCCGGGTCCGGCTCGAGATGTACGGGCAGGCCGAGCCGCTGCTCTCGGCCTCGCTGATGCGCTGCCGCAGCGAGCAGCCGCAGCGCAAGGAGCTCCGCTACTGGCTCGCCCGCGCCCACGAGGGCACCGGGCGCAGCGCCGCGGCGCTGCCCCTCTACCGGGCCGTGCACCGGATCGACCCGGCGTTCATGGACACGGCCGCCCGTCTCGCGGCCATCGCCGAGTACGACGGCTTCGAGGGGTACGACGGCGTGGACGACCCGTCCGGCCTCGCGACGGTCGCCCTCGGCACCGCCGGCGGCGGTCTCGGCCAGGAGACCGTGGACACCGCGCCCGGCCCGGACCCCGAAGCCGGGGTGCTGGGCGACGGGCTGCGGCTCGCGCCCGAACCCGTACCGCCGATCGTTCCCGTCACCCCGCCCGAGACCGTGCGGCACAAGGCGCCGCTGCCCGGGCAGCCGGGGCCGCCGCGCTTCCCCGCCGGACCCACCGACCCCGTCCTGCTCGCGGAGGCGCTCGCCGAGCTGGAGGGCATGGTCGGGCTCGACCCGGTGAAGCGGCAGGTCAAGGCGCTCTCCGCGCAGCTGGAGATGGCGCGGCTGCGCGCCGACCAGGGGCTCCCCGTCCAGCCGCCGAAGCGCCACTTCGTCTTCTCCGGCCCGTCCGGCACGGGGAAGACCACGGTCGCCCGGATCCTGGGCCGGGTCTTCTACGCCCTCGGGCTGCTCGGCGGCGACCACCTCGTGGAGGCTCAACGGGCCGACCTGGTCGGTGAGTTCCTCGGCCAGACGGCGGTCAAGGCCAACGAGCTCATCGACTCGGCGCTCGGTGGGGTGCTCTTCGTCGACGAGGCGTACGCGCTCTCCAACACGGGCTACAGCAAGGGCGACGCCTACGGCGACGAGGCCCTCCAGGTCCTCCTGAAGCGGGCCGAGGACAACCGCGACCATCTGGTGGTCATCCTCGCCGGCTACCCCGAGGGCATGGACCGACTGCTCAGCACCAACCCCGGCCTGTCCTCCCGCTTCACCACGCGGGTCGACTTCCCCTCCTACCGGCCGCTCGAACTCACCGCGATCGGCGAGGTCCTGGCGGCGGCCAACGGCGACGGCTGGGACGACGAGGCCCGGGAGGAGCTCCGCTCGATCGGCGGACACGTCGTCGAGCAGGGCTGGATCGACGAGCTGGGCAACGGCCGCTTCCTGCGCACCCTGTACGAGAAGTCCTGCGCCTACCGTGACCTGCGGCTCTCCGGCTACCCGGGCACGCCGACCCGGGACGACCTCGCGACCCTCCGGCTCGCCGACCTGATGCAGGCGTACGGCGAGGTCCTGTCGGGCCGCGGTCCGGTCGACCGCGGCCCGCAGCAGGAACCTCCGGGGTACTAA
- a CDS encoding uridine kinase, translating into MNDLDRAAHALLRLPPSCGPVRLVAVDGHAGSGKSTLAARLSTALGGAPVLHLDDLATHEELFAWTGRLRRQVLEPLSRGETAQYRPYDWTGRTFGEPRALPPAPVVLVEGVGAGRAVVRPFLAWLLWMEREPEESWIRGRHRDGPEQTAFWDGWTLAETRHFAEDPSRPFADTLVRERREGYDWLPGPSATAGQDQIITYRDGSMSAN; encoded by the coding sequence ATGAACGACCTCGACCGCGCGGCCCACGCCCTGCTCCGGCTCCCGCCCTCCTGCGGACCGGTCCGGCTGGTCGCGGTCGACGGCCACGCCGGCTCCGGGAAGTCCACCCTCGCGGCCCGCCTCTCCACCGCACTCGGCGGCGCCCCCGTCCTCCACCTCGACGACCTCGCCACCCACGAGGAGCTCTTCGCATGGACCGGCCGGCTACGGCGGCAGGTCCTGGAGCCGCTCTCCCGGGGCGAGACCGCGCAGTACCGGCCGTACGACTGGACCGGCCGGACCTTCGGCGAGCCCCGCGCGCTGCCGCCGGCCCCGGTCGTCCTCGTCGAGGGCGTCGGCGCCGGGCGGGCGGTGGTGCGGCCGTTCCTGGCGTGGCTGCTGTGGATGGAGCGAGAGCCCGAGGAGTCCTGGATCCGGGGGCGGCACCGGGACGGCCCGGAGCAGACCGCTTTCTGGGACGGCTGGACTCTGGCGGAGACTCGCCACTTCGCCGAGGACCCCTCCCGGCCGTTCGCCGACACCCTGGTACGGGAGCGTCGAGAGGGATACGACTGGCTTCCCGGGCCCTCTGCGACAGCGGGCCAGGACCAGATCATCACGTACCGTGACGGCTCCATGTCCGCGAATTGA